A single window of Leptospira semungkisensis DNA harbors:
- a CDS encoding adenylate/guanylate cyclase domain-containing protein, protein MDEEPSPNQILEVPLTNSMSVYAKRLTPFVGVPTLLLEEIHTRGIQEVIFWGTKSEAAGWKSEPAFVDLVKKLQEARIHLSTMDGAKFRSSFDSTRKLKRFLSSYTNSVMLCYSENEEAGLLKLLQESFKKEEPKPYVPYSPDLSSSKKEPKQESPKNHPEDFKASPITIRVKLLAIVSAIVVVSMGLVIGLATNLFRNYSVSLIQEYNLSLARLTGLQVGIRIKELSSKSEEFLDKSRDPVSEGSDLKKINLPTYLSSYLQSQPKILAWGKYEKGNSIVFYNPRFIRDLKKEEEEVRKSWASIPKEEKEKFFSSEFESLQLKNISYRFGFPVVLFTETSKTNKTLGFFLISPHDLWESARSALQTELFAIWVVDSQGRLVAHTDENETLSAKDYSKNPLVQFLLRNPADNGSQTSVFEGKETLGSFQQLEDGNLAVVSSIEADKAFEAVYKIRRQNFYILVSVLSVAFLVVFLFSRTLTVPLINLLSATRQLERGNYKVGIKPVTRDEVGVLTNSFLKMAHGLEEREKIKDTFGKFVNKEIAERALAGDMPLGGVTKDITVFFSDLRNFTGMSEKLKPSEVVDFLNAYFTEMVECIYLTEGIVDKFIGDAIMAHWGALYSGGHDARNAVNSALLMRNALLEFNRVGIEIGRPQARFGCGINTGPVVVGQIGSEKKLEFTVIGDAVNLASRIEYLTKEFGTDILISESSYEQVKDHYRFENLPPVWIRGKEKPQQLYAVLGWLEDPDCPTSLAEVRRICGIAEPEAPSKSIAH, encoded by the coding sequence ATGGACGAGGAGCCTTCTCCGAATCAGATTTTAGAAGTTCCTTTGACGAACTCCATGTCGGTCTACGCCAAGAGGCTTACTCCTTTTGTAGGAGTTCCTACGCTGCTCTTGGAGGAAATTCATACCCGAGGGATCCAAGAAGTAATTTTTTGGGGAACTAAATCCGAAGCAGCTGGATGGAAATCGGAGCCCGCCTTCGTGGATTTGGTGAAAAAACTCCAAGAAGCCAGGATCCATCTCTCCACGATGGATGGAGCGAAATTCAGATCTTCATTCGACTCCACAAGAAAGCTAAAGAGATTTCTGAGTTCGTATACGAATTCCGTAATGCTATGTTATTCGGAGAACGAAGAAGCTGGTCTTTTAAAATTACTGCAAGAAAGCTTTAAGAAAGAAGAGCCCAAGCCGTACGTTCCTTATTCTCCGGATCTCTCTTCTTCTAAAAAAGAGCCTAAACAAGAGAGTCCTAAAAATCATCCGGAAGATTTCAAGGCTTCTCCAATCACAATCCGAGTAAAACTTCTCGCAATCGTAAGTGCAATCGTAGTGGTGAGTATGGGCCTCGTCATCGGGCTCGCAACCAATCTATTCCGGAATTATTCCGTCTCCTTGATCCAAGAATACAACTTGAGTTTGGCGAGACTTACAGGGCTACAAGTAGGGATCCGGATCAAAGAGTTGTCCTCTAAGTCCGAAGAATTCTTGGATAAGTCTAGAGATCCTGTGTCAGAAGGATCCGATCTGAAGAAAATAAATCTTCCGACTTACCTTTCCTCTTACTTGCAGTCTCAACCTAAGATACTCGCTTGGGGAAAATACGAAAAAGGAAATTCTATAGTTTTCTATAACCCTAGGTTTATTCGAGACTTAAAGAAAGAAGAAGAAGAGGTCAGAAAGTCTTGGGCCTCTATACCTAAAGAAGAAAAGGAAAAATTCTTCTCCTCCGAATTCGAGTCCTTGCAGCTCAAGAATATCAGTTACCGATTCGGATTTCCTGTGGTATTATTCACAGAAACGAGTAAAACAAATAAGACCTTGGGATTCTTTTTGATCTCTCCTCATGATCTTTGGGAATCCGCTCGTTCTGCATTGCAGACGGAATTGTTTGCGATCTGGGTAGTAGATTCTCAGGGAAGGCTTGTCGCTCATACGGATGAAAACGAGACTCTCTCGGCAAAGGATTATTCCAAGAACCCTTTAGTGCAATTTCTATTGCGAAACCCTGCAGACAACGGTTCCCAAACGTCCGTGTTTGAAGGAAAGGAAACTCTAGGCTCCTTCCAACAGTTGGAGGATGGAAATCTTGCAGTCGTATCTTCGATAGAAGCGGATAAGGCCTTTGAAGCGGTGTATAAGATTAGAAGGCAGAATTTTTACATTCTTGTCTCCGTCCTGAGTGTGGCCTTTCTTGTAGTGTTTCTATTTTCTAGAACGTTAACCGTTCCTTTGATCAATCTCTTAAGTGCCACTAGGCAGTTAGAAAGAGGAAATTATAAGGTAGGAATCAAGCCTGTCACTCGAGATGAGGTAGGGGTTCTAACCAATTCCTTCTTAAAAATGGCTCACGGATTAGAAGAAAGAGAAAAGATCAAAGATACATTCGGTAAATTCGTAAACAAAGAAATCGCCGAAAGAGCCTTGGCCGGAGATATGCCCTTGGGAGGAGTCACTAAGGATATCACAGTCTTCTTCTCCGATTTGAGAAACTTTACCGGAATGTCCGAGAAATTGAAACCTAGCGAGGTAGTGGATTTCTTAAACGCTTATTTCACCGAGATGGTGGAATGCATTTATTTAACGGAAGGTATCGTAGATAAATTCATCGGGGACGCGATCATGGCGCATTGGGGTGCTCTGTATTCAGGAGGACATGATGCAAGGAATGCAGTGAATTCTGCTCTTCTCATGAGAAACGCCCTCTTAGAATTCAATCGGGTAGGAATAGAAATAGGAAGGCCCCAGGCAAGATTCGGATGCGGAATCAATACAGGTCCTGTGGTTGTGGGACAAATTGGATCCGAAAAAAAACTGGAATTCACTGTGATCGGAGATGCAGTCAACCTTGCTTCTAGGATAGAATATCTTACTAAAGAATTTGGGACGGATATATTGATTTCGGAATCTTCTTATGAGCAAGTAAAGGATCATTACAGATTCGAGAACCTTCCTCCTGTTTGGATCCGGGGAAAAGAAAAACCGCAACAGCTCTATGCGGTATTAGGTTGGTTGGAAGATCCGGATTGTCCTACAAGCCTTGCCGAAGTCCGCAGAATTTGCGGGATCGCAGAACCGGAAGCTCCTTCCAAGTCGATTGCACATTAG
- a CDS encoding FecR family protein, whose amino-acid sequence MDWRVYKREWQVGTACIVVLFFSLYLLYYESRAGGGSGKEIMGTVSFRYKTAQRKFPDRMLWEDVEQGMPVYDRDSIRTDEASEAIVFLKSGTKIELDPQSMVVLQLKESKENLDLNEGNILVESGKKVLSVIAGTVGLNAGSDSKFQVTRDQNGTRVNVERGEVEWNEDGTVKQVLGERDVALNAHKIPANWNLISPEDSSRYFPKEPEQLIDFRWEGGEDGILEISAKRDFSGPITKRAIREMQYKQKFHEGIFFWRINSKDGKKISEVRKFRVLPNFPVELQYPKRDLMQEDRTVSFAWVKQKIASGYKLQISTDPNFGSVSETQLFRTNFSLTLSPGTYYWRIQSYTNLPGTETFSEVRKFSISVAQEQIATAKTETPNASTTESQNNPDLVLEYPKNGTLVDMTGKEGISFRWKISAKRKQTEWKFRLLFRKGSSDELIYEKKTKGDRLYFRDLEKLDVGTFHWVVESDLEPNLKSEADFRIQLREDLAAPETKASGARP is encoded by the coding sequence ATGGATTGGAGAGTTTACAAACGAGAATGGCAGGTGGGAACGGCGTGCATCGTCGTGCTCTTCTTCTCCTTGTACTTATTGTATTATGAATCCAGGGCAGGTGGTGGAAGCGGAAAGGAAATCATGGGAACTGTTTCCTTTCGATATAAGACCGCACAAAGAAAATTTCCGGACAGAATGCTTTGGGAAGATGTTGAGCAGGGAATGCCGGTTTATGACAGGGATTCTATTAGAACCGACGAGGCCTCGGAAGCGATCGTATTCTTAAAATCAGGTACCAAGATTGAATTGGATCCTCAGTCCATGGTAGTCTTACAACTTAAAGAGAGTAAGGAAAACCTGGATCTGAATGAAGGAAATATTCTAGTAGAAAGCGGTAAGAAGGTACTATCCGTTATCGCAGGAACCGTGGGTTTGAACGCCGGATCCGATTCCAAATTCCAAGTCACTCGAGATCAGAATGGAACCAGAGTGAATGTGGAAAGAGGAGAAGTAGAGTGGAACGAAGATGGTACCGTTAAACAAGTATTAGGCGAGAGGGATGTTGCGCTCAATGCGCATAAGATACCTGCAAATTGGAATCTAATCTCTCCTGAGGATTCTAGTAGATATTTTCCAAAAGAGCCGGAACAGCTTATAGATTTTCGTTGGGAAGGAGGAGAGGACGGTATCTTGGAAATTTCTGCCAAGAGAGATTTTTCCGGTCCGATCACTAAGAGAGCTATCAGAGAAATGCAATACAAGCAAAAGTTCCATGAGGGAATATTCTTCTGGAGGATCAATTCTAAAGATGGAAAGAAGATCTCCGAAGTTAGAAAGTTCAGAGTGCTTCCAAATTTTCCAGTAGAGTTACAATATCCTAAGAGAGATCTCATGCAGGAAGATAGAACCGTTTCCTTCGCTTGGGTAAAACAAAAGATTGCAAGCGGATACAAATTGCAGATCTCCACAGATCCAAATTTTGGTTCTGTGTCAGAGACGCAATTGTTCCGGACGAATTTTTCCCTTACTCTTTCACCAGGCACCTATTACTGGAGAATTCAATCCTATACGAATCTACCTGGAACGGAAACATTCTCGGAGGTGAGAAAATTTTCCATCTCGGTCGCTCAAGAGCAGATTGCAACCGCGAAGACGGAAACACCAAACGCTTCGACTACGGAGTCGCAAAATAATCCTGATTTAGTTCTGGAATATCCGAAAAACGGCACTTTGGTGGACATGACAGGAAAAGAAGGTATCTCTTTTCGCTGGAAAATTTCCGCCAAACGGAAGCAAACCGAGTGGAAATTTCGTCTTTTATTTAGGAAGGGATCTTCCGACGAATTAATCTACGAAAAGAAAACAAAGGGCGACCGATTGTATTTTAGAGATTTGGAAAAATTGGATGTAGGAACCTTTCATTGGGTGGTAGAATCAGACTTAGAGCCCAATTTAAAATCGGAAGCGGATTTTAGAATACAACTTAGGGAAGATCTGGCTGCGCCTGAAACTAAGGCCAGCGGCGCTCGCCCTTAA
- a CDS encoding fibronectin type III domain-containing protein, giving the protein MSRFYGRIPYILFYFNVLFLSVGGSVFAEGKSFIYYIEWTEVKGSRGYVVEVRKSEPPQDLVVEKKVTENEIEFSLEAGVYEYRIAALNRFGKPSSYTVWTNFKVEQDRPKAVALAEKEEAAKISKQTSQYVWIPGTGYYSKGDRRTAYGIWAGFFALAYLGNSERVAGNQLASKSLNDPKMIGILAFNLPTQATVYLWQSREKDKHQYDIHQQNQVMLGGLAIIGVAISLWLENKLPQGDTVQVKVRPDIMGLGNGSMFTGLSQSRWDLQYSRSF; this is encoded by the coding sequence ATGTCCCGTTTCTACGGTCGAATTCCTTATATATTATTTTATTTTAATGTACTATTCCTTTCCGTCGGCGGAAGTGTTTTCGCAGAAGGCAAAAGCTTTATTTACTATATCGAATGGACCGAAGTGAAGGGGAGTCGAGGTTATGTGGTCGAAGTACGTAAGTCAGAACCTCCCCAAGACCTCGTAGTAGAAAAGAAGGTCACAGAGAACGAAATAGAATTCAGTTTAGAAGCGGGAGTTTACGAGTATCGGATTGCTGCTTTGAATCGATTCGGTAAACCTTCCTCTTATACAGTCTGGACGAACTTTAAAGTAGAGCAGGATAGACCTAAGGCAGTCGCACTTGCGGAGAAGGAAGAAGCAGCTAAGATCTCTAAGCAAACTTCTCAATATGTTTGGATTCCCGGAACGGGTTATTATTCTAAGGGGGATCGTAGGACTGCTTACGGGATCTGGGCAGGTTTTTTTGCCCTAGCCTACCTTGGAAATTCGGAAAGAGTGGCGGGGAATCAACTTGCCTCTAAGTCCTTGAATGATCCCAAGATGATCGGCATACTTGCATTCAATCTTCCCACCCAGGCGACTGTTTATCTCTGGCAATCTAGAGAAAAGGACAAGCATCAGTATGATATCCACCAGCAGAACCAGGTTATGTTGGGTGGACTCGCAATCATAGGCGTAGCTATTTCTCTATGGCTGGAAAATAAACTGCCTCAGGGAGATACAGTGCAAGTCAAGGTCCGGCCGGATATCATGGGACTCGGGAACGGCTCCATGTTCACAGGACTTTCTCAAAGCAGATGGGATCTGCAATACTCTAGGAGTTTTTGA
- a CDS encoding DUF1554 domain-containing protein: protein MRYRKFSSTLILCISLLFGSCSIPFPGSDEVILLGLVGKMRYVFVTTATYDGALGGIGGADAKCAASKATDAPTLPGIGIEYAALIQGPGRVPGGFGWPLLGNTKYYTNTPATNTLVFHTSGAATPVFPMDSGSGIPGSGTYWTGMDGTLSSTGGGNCAGWTSGLFTDPSGGDYGVTGDPTIGAFNQGFSNTCDTTLNLLCVRN from the coding sequence ATGAGATATCGTAAATTTTCTTCAACTCTAATTCTTTGCATTAGTCTGCTCTTCGGCTCTTGCTCCATTCCGTTTCCTGGTTCAGATGAAGTTATACTTCTGGGGCTGGTTGGAAAGATGCGCTATGTTTTCGTAACAACCGCAACATACGATGGCGCGTTAGGCGGAATTGGCGGAGCGGATGCAAAATGCGCTGCTTCTAAAGCTACGGATGCTCCTACACTTCCTGGGATCGGGATTGAATATGCTGCATTGATACAAGGCCCAGGTCGAGTTCCGGGAGGATTCGGTTGGCCCTTGCTTGGAAATACGAAGTATTACACAAATACACCCGCAACGAATACTCTGGTGTTCCACACAAGCGGAGCTGCCACCCCAGTATTTCCAATGGACAGTGGTTCAGGGATCCCTGGTTCGGGAACGTATTGGACTGGAATGGATGGCACTCTCAGTTCCACTGGAGGTGGAAATTGCGCCGGTTGGACAAGCGGGCTATTTACTGATCCTAGCGGAGGGGATTACGGAGTCACAGGCGATCCCACGATTGGTGCATTCAATCAGGGATTCTCAAATACCTGCGATACTACTTTGAATCTTCTTTGTGTAAGAAATTAA
- a CDS encoding response regulator, giving the protein MNATVCKLYLVDDHAILREGLRLIISGQSDLQIIGENGNAEQALDEIGKLEPDILITDISMPGVSGIDLVKGVKRYYPKVQVIILSRHDNEEYIQKLVDLGINGYVLKDDAGEDLLRAIDAVRRKETYLSPRIATRVLSGIGKKKNGEPEDGPSVFSVLSDRERQILKLISEGNSNEKIGKLLHISPATVKVHRANIMKKLDLHKVADLVVYAIRAGIVES; this is encoded by the coding sequence ATGAACGCAACTGTTTGCAAACTCTATCTAGTAGATGATCACGCAATTTTAAGGGAAGGTCTGAGATTAATCATCTCCGGCCAAAGCGATCTGCAGATCATAGGCGAGAACGGAAACGCAGAACAAGCATTAGACGAGATCGGTAAATTAGAGCCTGATATTTTGATCACTGATATTTCTATGCCTGGCGTAAGCGGAATAGATCTGGTCAAAGGTGTGAAGCGCTATTATCCGAAAGTTCAGGTCATCATTCTTTCCAGACATGATAATGAGGAATATATCCAAAAGCTCGTGGATCTGGGAATCAACGGCTATGTCCTAAAGGACGATGCAGGAGAAGATCTACTCAGAGCCATCGATGCGGTTCGTAGAAAGGAAACCTATCTTAGCCCTAGAATTGCTACGAGAGTACTTTCCGGAATTGGCAAGAAGAAGAATGGAGAACCGGAAGACGGTCCTTCTGTTTTCTCTGTGCTTTCCGATAGAGAGAGACAGATCCTAAAGCTTATCTCCGAAGGAAATTCCAACGAGAAGATCGGAAAACTTCTGCATATTTCCCCTGCTACCGTAAAAGTGCACCGAGCAAATATCATGAAGAAGTTGGATCTACATAAGGTAGCCGATTTAGTAGTCTACGCTATCCGCGCCGGGATCGTAGAGAGTTAA
- a CDS encoding sensor histidine kinase: MSSGLLKRKDNKLRGSYSEKDKASMYFLSLVEEISPIVALDENNIVLFANASFKKEFRLRFQSPVGKNLFTLLKLDSKEEANLRENLHKARKTKLQNQEFKKEKKFYGYSIFRVQDNLGMIMKDITENKKLEKKIATLHTQVLASQEEERSRLARELHDGVGQLILAAKLHFQAHQKSEKEHPESFSSGLGLIDRASQELREIYTNLQPSSLKELGLEAALSSLANQIFPLQKIKVKSEFKVPEKLPQEIQNQVFRILQEICANILKHSQANKVELRIYSEKDTLIVSAKDNGKGFKEKEARIKSTGYGLENIRRRTEDLNGTLFLETEPGKGTKYVLRIPLKKRSKENV; this comes from the coding sequence GTGTCTAGCGGACTACTCAAACGAAAAGACAATAAACTGAGAGGCTCGTATTCGGAAAAAGACAAAGCCTCGATGTATTTCCTCTCTCTCGTCGAAGAGATCTCCCCAATTGTAGCCTTGGACGAGAACAATATCGTATTATTCGCAAACGCCTCCTTTAAGAAAGAATTCCGTCTTCGCTTCCAAAGCCCAGTCGGCAAGAATCTATTCACCCTATTAAAACTGGATTCCAAAGAAGAAGCGAATCTAAGAGAGAATCTCCACAAGGCTCGCAAGACCAAACTCCAGAACCAGGAGTTTAAGAAAGAAAAGAAATTCTACGGTTATTCCATCTTTCGTGTCCAAGATAATTTGGGAATGATCATGAAGGACATCACCGAGAATAAAAAGCTGGAAAAGAAGATCGCAACTCTGCATACCCAAGTGCTTGCCTCTCAGGAAGAAGAAAGATCAAGACTTGCCAGAGAACTTCACGACGGTGTAGGACAATTGATCCTGGCTGCTAAATTACATTTTCAAGCTCATCAAAAATCGGAGAAGGAACATCCTGAATCCTTCTCCTCCGGCCTCGGGCTCATTGATAGAGCCAGCCAAGAACTAAGGGAAATTTACACAAATTTGCAACCTTCTTCATTGAAAGAACTCGGTTTGGAGGCTGCTCTCAGTTCTCTCGCGAACCAGATCTTTCCTTTACAAAAAATAAAAGTGAAGTCTGAATTCAAAGTTCCCGAAAAACTTCCACAGGAAATCCAAAACCAAGTCTTTAGGATCCTTCAGGAAATCTGCGCGAATATTCTGAAGCATTCCCAGGCAAACAAAGTCGAGCTGCGGATTTATTCCGAGAAAGATACTTTGATTGTTTCCGCCAAAGATAACGGAAAAGGATTTAAAGAAAAAGAAGCCAGAATAAAATCAACCGGATACGGCCTGGAAAACATCCGTAGAAGAACGGAGGACCTAAATGGAACTCTGTTTTTGGAAACGGAACCCGGTAAAGGCACCAAGTATGTGCTTAGGATCCCTCTGAAGAAACGTTCCAAGGAGAATGTATGA
- a CDS encoding LruC domain-containing protein → MNQTKKILSSLLLALGVTFFSYCSSSSDPNYAWLMSLASGSTAVTAPTGTTDFGVDINDETTPVDFVFDTTRTITVNIQVLDPVAPVDGSMVQVTVPSATPGAANNKSVFKAYSNTSGEVTGSFTIDGDTNTVHLQVEAYGKFYDADINIVSVTSISRRISISFTANVTQIVDSDGDGVPDSEDLYPLDPSRASTIRIPAEDYYTISFEDLFPKQGDADFNDYVVRSYFEEDLNAAGEVARIRGYFTHVAKGAGYNHTLHFGIPGASVTSYSLIHIGFDGTTVEENLSGVGPTMTDLQVLGNSSTTIPSSNASRSNTTFVKGKTAKLEVILASPISKLILGSAPYDTYLSVINTGKDIHAAGKYFDANGKDIYRDATGFPWYLLVPGNFQWPYEATDIRKSYTQFQPWYQSLGTVDTDWFRNPITSEVFPSTP, encoded by the coding sequence ATGAACCAAACAAAGAAAATCCTTTCCAGCTTGTTACTCGCTCTTGGCGTTACCTTCTTCTCTTATTGCTCCTCTTCGAGTGATCCGAACTACGCATGGCTTATGAGCCTTGCCTCGGGATCAACCGCAGTGACGGCCCCGACCGGAACAACGGACTTCGGAGTGGACATTAACGACGAAACTACTCCGGTAGATTTTGTTTTCGATACGACTCGGACAATTACTGTCAACATACAGGTGTTAGATCCGGTTGCTCCCGTGGACGGAAGCATGGTGCAGGTCACAGTCCCTTCTGCCACACCTGGCGCGGCTAATAATAAATCGGTATTTAAGGCTTACTCCAATACAAGTGGAGAGGTCACAGGAAGTTTTACGATCGATGGAGATACGAACACCGTCCATCTCCAAGTAGAAGCGTATGGAAAATTCTACGACGCTGATATCAATATAGTCAGTGTGACTTCTATCAGTAGAAGGATCTCTATCAGCTTCACTGCGAATGTGACACAAATCGTAGACTCTGACGGAGACGGAGTTCCTGACTCGGAAGATCTATATCCTTTGGATCCAAGTCGTGCGAGCACCATTCGTATTCCCGCCGAAGATTATTATACGATCTCATTCGAAGACTTATTCCCTAAACAAGGCGACGCCGACTTCAACGACTATGTAGTCCGTTCTTATTTTGAAGAAGATTTGAATGCTGCAGGCGAGGTAGCGCGGATCCGAGGATACTTCACTCACGTAGCGAAGGGAGCCGGCTATAACCACACTCTTCACTTCGGGATCCCAGGAGCTAGTGTTACTTCCTATTCACTCATCCATATCGGATTTGATGGAACCACTGTGGAAGAAAATCTGAGCGGCGTCGGTCCTACGATGACTGATCTGCAAGTATTGGGAAATAGTTCTACAACCATTCCTTCTTCTAACGCATCCAGATCGAATACCACTTTTGTTAAGGGTAAGACTGCAAAACTAGAAGTTATCCTAGCGAGCCCTATTTCGAAACTGATCCTTGGCTCGGCTCCGTATGATACATATCTAAGTGTGATCAATACCGGTAAGGATATCCATGCGGCAGGCAAATACTTCGACGCAAACGGCAAGGATATCTATAGAGATGCCACCGGATTCCCTTGGTATCTACTCGTCCCAGGCAATTTCCAATGGCCTTATGAGGCGACCGACATTCGCAAGTCCTATACTCAATTCCAGCCTTGGTATCAATCTCTCGGAACCGTAGACACAGACTGGTTCCGCAATCCGATAACTTCGGAGGTTTTTCCATCTACGCCCTAA
- a CDS encoding HDOD domain-containing protein: MSQGKTLELFHHKDLGLFSNLKDLNQPITENLPFHFKFFNLTENVDNILAKTLDRYLLHLDIIFVRDSVLAALKETITNTIKANIKRIYFRELQADIQNPSEYRSKITGFKKTYLDNKEKYEDLLFKNNYVVLVSFIHNKDTIRIRVMNNVKLSPEEVTRINQRIEKAKTYNDLAEAFMEEGDETEGAGLGLIMTLMMLKNDGLGASSYRIESQGNNTSVIIDIPIQIQKENIQIQKAEEIIKEVDQLPTFPKAIQDIQLAIDKPNSSIGQIAEMVKKDVALSANILKLSNSAAFRRGGKVESLDRAIQLIGLKELQVLLYSLGTKQILENKFPAFLTIWEKSNQCAYYCKLIAQKLTMPKDVMSNLMSAALLHDIGEIILLSLEENRMNKIQSYSASKEIASSISMEEAAFGITHTKIGALIAEKWNFPELYSRAMEYHHRPQLADEQYRDIIYPIYLGDMMIKINNEEAKYSEIPDEVLKFCKFFSSGDFHSFRTKALESFQATV; the protein is encoded by the coding sequence ATGAGCCAAGGGAAAACCCTAGAACTTTTCCATCACAAAGATCTCGGTTTATTCAGTAATCTAAAGGATCTGAACCAGCCGATCACGGAAAATCTTCCGTTCCATTTTAAATTTTTCAATCTTACGGAGAATGTGGACAATATTCTCGCAAAGACTCTGGACCGCTATCTTCTTCATTTGGATATCATTTTTGTTCGGGATTCAGTTCTTGCGGCTCTCAAAGAAACGATCACTAACACGATAAAGGCGAATATCAAGCGCATCTATTTCAGGGAATTGCAGGCGGATATCCAAAATCCGAGCGAATATCGCAGCAAGATCACCGGCTTTAAAAAAACATACCTGGACAATAAGGAAAAATACGAGGACCTACTCTTTAAGAATAATTATGTGGTTCTGGTTTCCTTCATTCATAACAAGGATACGATCCGCATCCGGGTCATGAACAATGTAAAACTCAGTCCCGAAGAAGTGACTCGGATCAACCAGAGGATCGAAAAGGCAAAAACCTACAACGATCTAGCCGAAGCCTTCATGGAAGAAGGGGACGAAACCGAAGGCGCGGGTCTCGGACTCATCATGACTCTCATGATGCTCAAGAACGACGGACTCGGTGCGAGTTCTTATCGAATTGAAAGTCAGGGCAATAACACTTCCGTAATTATAGATATCCCGATCCAGATCCAAAAAGAAAATATTCAGATCCAAAAGGCAGAAGAGATCATCAAGGAAGTCGATCAGCTTCCTACCTTCCCTAAGGCGATTCAGGATATACAACTAGCGATCGACAAACCGAACTCCAGCATCGGTCAGATCGCAGAGATGGTAAAAAAGGACGTGGCGCTTTCTGCAAACATCCTGAAATTATCCAACTCGGCAGCCTTCCGCAGAGGTGGAAAGGTGGAATCTTTGGACAGAGCGATCCAGCTCATCGGTCTGAAAGAGTTGCAAGTTTTATTATATTCTCTTGGAACCAAGCAGATCCTGGAGAACAAGTTCCCAGCCTTCTTGACAATCTGGGAAAAGTCCAACCAATGCGCATACTATTGCAAACTGATCGCTCAGAAGTTGACCATGCCTAAGGACGTGATGAGTAATCTGATGTCTGCGGCCCTTCTTCATGATATAGGCGAGATCATTCTTCTTTCTTTGGAAGAGAATCGTATGAATAAGATCCAATCCTATTCTGCGTCCAAGGAAATCGCTTCTTCTATCTCTATGGAAGAAGCTGCATTCGGAATTACTCATACTAAGATCGGTGCATTGATCGCAGAGAAATGGAACTTCCCTGAACTTTATTCCAGAGCAATGGAATACCATCATAGACCTCAACTTGCAGACGAGCAGTACAGAGATATTATCTATCCGATCTATCTCGGAGATATGATGATCAAGATCAATAACGAAGAAGCTAAGTATTCTGAAATTCCTGACGAAGTCTTGAAGTTCTGTAAATTTTTCTCTTCGGGCGATTTTCATTCCTTCCGAACCAAGGCTTTAGAGAGTTTCCAAGCGACTGTGTAA